From one Caldithrix abyssi DSM 13497 genomic stretch:
- a CDS encoding SxtJ family membrane protein, which yields MNLIKDVWRVSPSKKELRSFSWLVGSLSLILLAVGIVNSSWLFVIPFALLSLLVAAGQFVRPLLILFYRLWMSLAHILGAFMSRLILSLIFYLIFSPLGMTLRLFNRQPLDLKIDKNQPSYWRARKQGQSDLTKMH from the coding sequence TTGAACTTGATTAAGGATGTGTGGCGCGTAAGCCCGTCAAAAAAAGAACTGCGGTCCTTTAGTTGGTTGGTTGGCAGCCTTTCACTCATTCTCCTGGCAGTGGGCATTGTTAATTCCTCATGGCTGTTCGTTATTCCTTTTGCCCTGCTCAGCCTGCTGGTTGCAGCCGGGCAGTTTGTTCGCCCTCTTCTGATTCTCTTTTACCGCCTGTGGATGAGCCTGGCCCACATTCTGGGCGCTTTTATGTCGCGTTTGATCTTAAGTCTGATTTTTTATTTGATTTTTTCACCGCTCGGAATGACCTTACGGCTGTTTAACCGCCAGCCGCTTGATTTGAAGATCGACAAAAATCAACCCAGCTATTGGCGCGCCAGAAAGCAGGGCCAGAGCGACCTGACCAAAATGCATTAA
- a CDS encoding carbamoyltransferase: protein MRTYILGISAFYHDSAAVILKDGEIIAAAQEERFTRKKHDHAFPHQAIAYCLKEAGISARQLDHVVFYEKPFLKFNRILETYLTTAPLGIRSFLMAIPVWLGQKLWIPDLIRKELNYNGPLYFAEHHESHAASAFFPSPFSRAAILTMDGVGEWATSSIGLGRDNAIELLFEQQFPHSLGLLYSAFTYFTGFKVNSGEYKVMGLAPYGEPRFVQTILEELLDLKEDGSFKLNMKYFNYLGGLTMTGRRFAQLFGGPPRKPEAPLTQREMDLAASVQQVTEEIVLRMARHVKKITGEKKLCLAGGVALNCVANGKLLRSGLFDDLWIQPAAGDAGGALGAALLIHYHYLKNKRQSDEKLDRQKGSYLGPQFSDEQIKTFLRSVGAPFEELAEDQLYEKVAAELAKGKVVGWFQSRMEFGPRALGNRSILGDARHPQMQRIMNLKIKFRESFRPFAPAVLEEEASAWFKIDRPSPYMLLVADVHPEKRLTSDQDMHLKGLERLKINRSQIPAVTHVDYSARLQTVNAQTNPRFYRLLKAFQAKTGCPVLINTSFNVRGEPIVATPQEAYQCFLRTEMDWLAMGRCLLRKEDQPAQHITKARQEAFELD from the coding sequence ATGCGTACGTACATTTTAGGTATTTCAGCTTTTTACCATGATTCCGCGGCGGTTATTTTGAAAGATGGCGAAATTATCGCCGCCGCCCAGGAAGAGCGCTTTACGCGTAAAAAACACGACCATGCCTTTCCGCATCAGGCCATAGCATACTGTTTAAAAGAGGCCGGCATTTCAGCCCGCCAACTGGATCACGTGGTTTTTTACGAAAAGCCTTTCCTCAAATTCAACCGTATTCTGGAAACGTATTTAACGACAGCCCCGCTCGGAATTCGTTCCTTTTTAATGGCCATCCCCGTATGGCTTGGACAAAAGCTGTGGATCCCCGATCTAATTCGTAAAGAATTGAACTACAACGGTCCCCTTTACTTTGCAGAACATCACGAATCGCATGCCGCTTCAGCCTTTTTCCCTTCGCCCTTTTCGCGGGCGGCCATTTTAACCATGGATGGCGTGGGAGAGTGGGCTACCTCTTCCATCGGGCTGGGCAGAGACAATGCCATCGAACTTTTGTTTGAACAGCAGTTTCCACATTCGCTGGGTTTGTTATATTCGGCGTTCACCTATTTTACCGGCTTTAAGGTAAACTCCGGAGAGTACAAAGTAATGGGCCTGGCGCCTTACGGAGAGCCCCGTTTTGTACAAACCATTCTTGAAGAACTGCTGGATTTAAAGGAAGATGGTTCCTTTAAATTAAACATGAAATACTTTAACTACCTGGGCGGCCTGACCATGACCGGCCGTCGCTTTGCCCAACTTTTTGGCGGCCCGCCCCGCAAACCTGAAGCGCCGCTCACCCAACGCGAAATGGATCTGGCGGCCTCCGTCCAGCAAGTAACCGAAGAGATTGTGCTGCGCATGGCCAGGCATGTTAAAAAAATTACCGGAGAAAAGAAGCTGTGTCTTGCGGGCGGCGTTGCCCTGAACTGCGTGGCCAACGGAAAGCTACTACGCAGCGGGTTATTTGACGATTTATGGATTCAACCGGCCGCCGGCGATGCGGGCGGAGCCCTGGGCGCAGCCCTGCTGATTCACTACCATTATTTAAAAAATAAACGGCAAAGCGATGAAAAGTTAGACCGACAAAAAGGCTCTTACCTTGGGCCGCAGTTTTCCGACGAGCAGATCAAAACATTTCTGCGTTCCGTGGGGGCGCCCTTCGAAGAGTTAGCGGAAGATCAGCTTTACGAAAAAGTGGCCGCGGAACTGGCAAAAGGAAAGGTGGTGGGCTGGTTCCAGAGCCGGATGGAGTTCGGCCCGCGCGCCCTGGGCAACCGTTCCATTTTAGGCGACGCCCGCCATCCGCAGATGCAGAGAATCATGAATCTCAAAATAAAATTTCGCGAAAGCTTTCGCCCTTTTGCCCCGGCGGTTCTTGAAGAAGAAGCGTCCGCCTGGTTTAAGATCGATCGCCCCAGCCCCTACATGCTGTTAGTGGCCGACGTACATCCGGAAAAACGGCTTACTTCCGATCAGGACATGCATTTAAAAGGACTGGAACGTTTGAAAATCAACCGCTCGCAAATCCCTGCGGTTACACACGTGGATTATTCCGCGCGCCTGCAAACGGTTAATGCTCAAACCAATCCCCGCTTCTATCGTTTATTAAAAGCCTTTCAGGCAAAAACAGGCTGTCCGGTATTGATCAACACTTCATTTAACGTGCGAGGCGAACCAATTGTGGCCACGCCGCAGGAGGCGTACCAGTGTTTTTTACGAACGGAAATGGATTGGCTGGCCATGGGTCGCTGCTTGCTGCGTAAGGAAGATCAACCGGCTCAACACATTACCAAAGCCAGACAGGAGGCGTTTGAACTTGATTAA
- a CDS encoding Spy/CpxP family protein refolding chaperone, producing MKKLSILTTALTLIAFLMMGFGQPILAQPNTPSKGMQHMMMQKQEKAPGHKMGMHGKMDHKSMDMMSDPVLKTLHSYGCPGFLLKSASKLNLSEKQIQTLTGLKLEFKKAAVKNKADIKIATLDIQEAMNADQPDFNKVKKAIKKINSLQQELRDNFLNTLIKSRKVLTTEQLKVLKTFASGCCKGMQPGQGMMQMMK from the coding sequence ATGAAGAAACTAAGTATTTTAACCACCGCATTGACACTGATTGCCTTTTTGATGATGGGCTTCGGACAGCCGATTTTAGCCCAACCAAATACGCCTTCAAAAGGAATGCAGCACATGATGATGCAAAAGCAGGAAAAGGCGCCAGGCCATAAAATGGGCATGCACGGCAAAATGGATCACAAGTCTATGGACATGATGAGCGATCCCGTTCTTAAAACCTTGCATTCGTATGGCTGCCCGGGATTCTTGTTAAAATCAGCCTCAAAATTGAATTTAAGCGAAAAACAAATTCAAACTTTAACCGGTCTGAAGCTGGAATTCAAAAAAGCTGCCGTAAAAAACAAAGCCGACATTAAAATTGCCACCCTGGATATTCAGGAAGCAATGAATGCTGATCAGCCAGATTTTAACAAAGTGAAAAAAGCGATTAAAAAAATTAATTCTCTGCAACAGGAACTACGGGACAATTTTCTTAATACCTTGATTAAATCCCGCAAGGTTCTGACCACAGAACAACTCAAAGTTTTAAAGACCTTCGCTTCCGGCTGCTGCAAAGGTATGCAGCCCGGCCAGGGTATGATGCAGATGATGAAATAA
- a CDS encoding SGNH/GDSL hydrolase family protein — MKIKLLLVLSVAFLLFSCSLLEPKIKSSSLSTNEKMLFSRLVALGDNIISGYQSAALVEKHQKRSFVALIAQQGETPDFMQPYIGYPGLGSESYAGFGILRLKYLDNPETPQTVNPDPVIYAEAFSDYGYDPAAMAFSSEEVMYWPLPYNNLAVPGIYVDDVYKATIRLRSRSKSGLLDVILRNPLPDPYGYKTAFAQAKLFQPSLILCWAGMYDILSYAQYSAINPVEEPPTSKEDFAQYFSELMDSLKSTQAAVIVANIPDILDMPYFHSVPGVVIDTVTNTPALDDNGNPIPLVGVNEGDLILSPAKIFIKQGYGLPADFPNSNGQPLPEDVILTPDEQAVVKDITEGFNAAIDSICSLRNIPVVDMYGFFKEVANGLQVAGLKVTADFITGGFYSLDGVHPSDLGHVLIANEWLAAINNHFRVSVPLINVMDHLEQLQYSDSLLVR, encoded by the coding sequence ATGAAAATAAAATTATTACTCGTTTTAAGCGTTGCTTTTTTACTTTTTTCGTGCAGCCTGTTAGAACCTAAAATTAAAAGTTCCAGTCTGAGCACCAACGAAAAAATGCTGTTCAGCCGTTTGGTGGCCCTGGGCGATAATATCATTTCGGGCTATCAATCTGCCGCTCTGGTCGAAAAACATCAAAAACGTAGTTTTGTCGCTTTAATTGCCCAACAGGGCGAAACGCCAGATTTTATGCAACCGTACATTGGCTATCCCGGCCTGGGATCGGAATCTTACGCAGGATTTGGCATTTTACGTTTGAAATATCTGGACAATCCTGAAACGCCGCAAACCGTAAATCCGGATCCGGTCATTTATGCCGAGGCCTTTTCCGATTACGGCTATGATCCTGCCGCGATGGCTTTTTCTTCTGAGGAAGTCATGTACTGGCCTCTGCCCTACAACAACCTTGCCGTTCCCGGCATTTATGTGGATGACGTTTACAAAGCTACCATCAGACTGCGCAGCCGCAGTAAAAGCGGTTTGTTAGACGTTATTTTGCGCAATCCGTTACCCGATCCTTACGGCTACAAAACGGCCTTTGCCCAGGCCAAACTGTTTCAGCCTTCGCTAATCCTATGCTGGGCCGGCATGTACGATATTTTGTCCTATGCCCAGTACAGCGCCATCAATCCGGTGGAAGAACCGCCCACCTCAAAAGAAGATTTCGCTCAATATTTTTCTGAACTGATGGATTCCTTAAAAAGCACGCAGGCGGCGGTGATTGTCGCTAACATCCCCGACATTCTGGATATGCCCTATTTCCATTCGGTTCCGGGCGTGGTCATAGACACTGTCACCAACACGCCGGCCTTGGACGACAATGGCAATCCCATTCCATTGGTGGGCGTAAATGAAGGCGATTTAATTCTTTCGCCAGCCAAAATTTTCATCAAACAGGGCTATGGTTTGCCTGCCGATTTTCCAAACAGCAACGGCCAGCCTCTGCCGGAAGATGTTATTTTAACGCCGGATGAACAGGCTGTGGTTAAAGACATAACAGAGGGCTTCAACGCGGCCATCGATTCCATCTGCAGCTTAAGGAATATCCCGGTAGTGGATATGTACGGCTTTTTTAAAGAGGTCGCTAATGGCTTGCAGGTAGCGGGCCTAAAGGTGACGGCCGATTTTATTACCGGCGGATTTTACAGCCTGGACGGCGTTCATCCTTCGGATCTGGGGCATGTGTTAATTGCCAATGAGTGGCTGGCGGCCATTAACAACCATTTCCGCGTGAGCGTACCGCTGATTAATGTCATGGACCATCTTGAGCAATTACAGTACAGCGATTCGTTGCTGGTTAGATAA
- a CDS encoding OmpP1/FadL family transporter, with product MLKKLFLMLLLPASVLLASGFSIYEQSARATGMAGAVIARADDPSAIFYNPAGISALQGWQLNAGTTLIQPEFGFTGPTNMDSRYFTRAQKGSFFPSTFYLTYQIKPGLTVGVSLYSPFGLASEWGTDSQPWVGRLLATKTELTSFAVNPVIAYRLGDNLSLALGFSVLQANVTMEKDIYFAPRMLYGHSRLEAGALGTGFNLGIQYTLFGRLHLGAQYRSGTNLKFEDGDAYFSFPQTTDAVINQEIASLFPAKTKGSAELNLPASYGLGIALDFTKNLSFELDYLVQAWSSYDELKITFKDPVAGQTESVNPRHYQDSYSIRFGLEYRMENNFTVRAGYCWDQHAVPDEYVEPGLPESDRHNYTLGFGYRFHRISIDLAYHLLLQDDREVSNTVHNFDGKYTGMANLYGLSVGYSF from the coding sequence ATGTTAAAAAAACTCTTTTTAATGCTTTTACTGCCGGCTTCTGTTTTATTGGCGTCCGGATTTTCCATTTACGAGCAAAGCGCTCGCGCCACAGGCATGGCCGGCGCCGTTATTGCCCGGGCCGATGATCCCTCAGCCATTTTTTACAATCCTGCAGGCATCAGCGCCCTGCAAGGCTGGCAACTAAATGCCGGCACCACCTTAATCCAGCCAGAATTCGGCTTTACGGGCCCGACAAACATGGATTCCCGTTACTTTACCAGAGCGCAAAAGGGCTCTTTCTTTCCCTCCACTTTTTACTTAACTTACCAGATAAAGCCGGGCCTCACTGTGGGTGTCAGCCTTTACTCTCCCTTTGGGCTGGCAAGTGAATGGGGCACAGATTCCCAACCATGGGTGGGGAGACTATTAGCCACTAAAACAGAATTGACTTCCTTTGCTGTAAACCCGGTCATCGCCTACCGACTGGGAGACAACCTTTCGCTCGCTCTGGGATTTTCTGTATTACAGGCCAATGTAACCATGGAAAAAGATATTTATTTTGCGCCGCGCATGCTTTACGGACACTCCCGGTTGGAAGCAGGCGCTCTGGGGACAGGCTTTAATCTTGGAATTCAATACACCCTTTTCGGACGTTTACACCTGGGCGCCCAGTATCGAAGCGGCACCAATCTGAAATTTGAGGACGGCGACGCCTATTTTTCCTTTCCGCAAACTACCGATGCGGTTATCAATCAGGAAATTGCCTCCCTGTTTCCTGCAAAAACAAAGGGAAGCGCAGAATTAAATCTGCCGGCTTCGTATGGACTGGGCATTGCGTTAGATTTTACAAAAAACCTGAGTTTCGAATTGGATTACCTGGTTCAGGCCTGGAGTTCTTACGATGAGCTCAAAATTACCTTTAAAGACCCCGTGGCTGGCCAGACCGAGAGCGTCAATCCGCGCCATTACCAGGATTCTTACAGCATACGATTCGGTCTGGAGTATCGGATGGAAAATAATTTTACCGTGCGCGCCGGTTACTGCTGGGATCAGCATGCCGTTCCCGATGAATATGTGGAGCCGGGTTTACCGGAGTCGGATCGACACAATTACACACTTGGCTTTGGCTACCGTTTCCATCGCATTTCGATTGATCTGGCCTACCATCTGCTATTACAGGATGACCGTGAAGTATCGAACACGGTACACAATTTTGATGGGAAATACACGGGTATGGCCAATCTTTACGGCTTAAGCGTCGGTTATTCATTTTAG
- a CDS encoding SGNH/GDSL hydrolase family protein, translating to MKIFRSLLALVLLSFFIGCQLQEPSVKQSEPVQINQTTQQLFASFVALGNSLTAGYQSAALTAKYQEYSFVNQIAKQAGYNDFQQPLLAWPGIGSYTTKGAGILVFNGFDAEGNPIIGPVPYATTGFDPFNPFLSAEVATLPRPYNNLGVPAAVLADLDSAISAAQSYSGSAFFDIVLRNPNLGNTTALDQALMLRPTLVSLWIGNNDVLGYATSGGTNPAAPTDKDVFGYLYDGLLAKLTGAGAKVVVANIPDVTSIPFFTTVPYMVEVQGQNVALVIQATDGVRQATAEDLILLSAKSIIGDVSGTYGPAGVPVGFDPSAPLPSALVLDKDEKAIAQQAVADFNATIEGLVAKYAGQVAFVDINKLLMDAADEDGYVIAGIKFTTQYLTGYIFSLDGVHPSNIGYALVANEFITAINETFGANVPTIDILQFMEEQKPVKLDVAKTASLPDLTTLPEIFGGKITL from the coding sequence ATGAAAATTTTTAGATCATTATTAGCGCTGGTTCTTTTAAGCTTTTTTATCGGCTGCCAATTGCAAGAACCATCAGTAAAACAATCTGAGCCGGTGCAGATTAACCAGACCACTCAGCAGTTATTTGCCAGCTTTGTGGCCCTGGGCAACAGTCTTACTGCCGGCTATCAATCGGCCGCTTTGACCGCCAAATATCAGGAATATAGTTTTGTCAATCAAATTGCCAAACAGGCCGGCTATAATGATTTTCAGCAGCCCCTGCTGGCCTGGCCGGGCATCGGCTCTTACACCACTAAAGGCGCAGGCATTCTGGTTTTCAACGGATTTGACGCAGAAGGAAACCCGATTATTGGTCCGGTGCCGTATGCCACCACCGGTTTCGATCCGTTTAATCCATTTTTAAGCGCAGAAGTTGCCACCCTGCCACGTCCTTACAACAACCTGGGCGTTCCGGCCGCTGTTTTGGCCGATTTAGACAGCGCGATTTCTGCGGCGCAAAGCTACAGCGGCTCTGCCTTTTTTGACATCGTTTTACGTAACCCGAACCTGGGCAATACCACGGCCTTAGATCAGGCCCTGATGCTGCGGCCCACGCTCGTTTCGTTGTGGATTGGCAACAACGACGTTCTTGGTTATGCCACCAGCGGCGGGACCAATCCTGCGGCGCCAACCGATAAAGACGTTTTTGGCTACCTGTACGATGGTCTGCTGGCCAAATTAACCGGCGCCGGCGCTAAAGTGGTTGTGGCTAATATTCCCGATGTTACCAGCATTCCCTTCTTTACAACTGTACCTTACATGGTGGAAGTTCAGGGACAAAATGTTGCGCTGGTTATTCAGGCCACGGACGGCGTACGCCAGGCAACGGCTGAAGACCTGATATTGTTAAGCGCAAAGAGCATAATTGGGGACGTTTCCGGCACGTATGGACCGGCCGGCGTTCCGGTGGGTTTTGATCCCAGCGCCCCTCTGCCTTCTGCTCTGGTGCTGGATAAAGACGAAAAAGCCATTGCCCAGCAGGCCGTGGCTGATTTTAACGCAACCATTGAGGGACTGGTTGCCAAATATGCCGGTCAGGTTGCCTTTGTAGATATTAACAAACTGCTTATGGACGCTGCCGATGAAGACGGTTATGTCATCGCCGGCATTAAGTTCACCACCCAGTATTTGACCGGCTATATTTTCAGCCTGGATGGCGTTCATCCTTCGAACATTGGCTATGCACTGGTGGCCAACGAATTTATTACGGCCATCAATGAAACCTTTGGCGCCAATGTCCCGACTATTGATATCCTGCAATTTATGGAAGAACAAAAACCCGTAAAACTGGATGTCGCTAAAACAGCCAGTCTGCCAGACTTAACCACCTTGCCTGAAATCTTCGGCGGCAAAATTACGCTGTAA
- a CDS encoding OmpP1/FadL family transporter — MHKRLIVFLMTLCFSFTQSYGSGFSIYEQGTKSMAMAGAFVAQANDASAIFYNPAGITSLKGWNVALGGTIIQPQAHFIGPTAKDPNLYNAAKKETFFPPHLYVSYAMNEKLSVGLGVYAPFGLASDWGKDWPGKYLATRSELEAVFINPVVAYKVMENLSVAVGFEYAIAKVNLQKVVNYPIRNVDVYSTLEASTTGMGFNLGLQYKVTERLTLGAAYRSNVLLEFKDGDATFDYPALDANDPEQQVILAELKALFPNTKGSADLKLPTLTAVGIAYDFTEKLTAEFDYLLIGWSSYDVLKVKFKDPVGGKTETISERKYQNSASYRFGMEYRLNEKLALRAGYMRDNHAVPDERVEPSLPEGDRNIYNIGFGYKMGNITVDFAYMLLLQDDREITNSVDDFNGKYESLANLYGLTIGYAF; from the coding sequence ATGCACAAACGTTTAATTGTTTTTTTGATGACACTCTGCTTTAGCTTTACGCAAAGTTATGGCTCTGGATTTTCCATTTACGAGCAGGGTACAAAGTCCATGGCCATGGCCGGCGCTTTTGTGGCTCAGGCCAATGACGCGAGCGCTATTTTTTACAACCCGGCCGGTATTACCTCATTAAAAGGATGGAATGTGGCTCTTGGCGGCACCATTATTCAACCTCAAGCCCATTTTATCGGCCCCACGGCCAAAGATCCTAATCTTTACAATGCAGCCAAAAAAGAGACCTTTTTCCCGCCACATCTTTATGTTTCTTACGCCATGAACGAAAAATTGAGTGTGGGACTGGGCGTTTATGCCCCTTTTGGTCTCGCTTCTGACTGGGGCAAAGACTGGCCAGGCAAATATCTTGCCACCCGTTCAGAGCTTGAAGCCGTTTTTATTAATCCGGTTGTTGCCTACAAAGTAATGGAAAATCTTTCGGTGGCCGTTGGTTTTGAATACGCCATCGCCAAAGTGAACCTGCAAAAAGTGGTCAACTATCCCATCCGCAATGTAGATGTGTACTCCACCCTGGAAGCATCCACCACGGGTATGGGATTTAATCTGGGCTTGCAATACAAGGTAACGGAACGGTTGACCTTGGGCGCAGCGTACCGCAGCAATGTTTTGCTTGAGTTCAAAGACGGAGACGCGACCTTCGATTACCCGGCTCTGGATGCCAACGACCCTGAACAACAGGTAATTCTGGCCGAACTCAAAGCGTTGTTTCCTAATACAAAAGGAAGCGCCGATCTGAAATTACCGACTCTTACCGCCGTTGGTATTGCTTACGATTTTACTGAAAAATTAACCGCCGAGTTTGATTATTTGCTAATCGGTTGGAGCTCTTACGACGTTTTAAAAGTTAAATTTAAAGATCCTGTGGGCGGCAAAACAGAAACGATTAGCGAACGGAAATACCAGAATTCGGCCAGCTATCGTTTTGGAATGGAATACCGCCTGAATGAAAAGCTGGCATTACGCGCCGGTTATATGAGAGACAACCACGCCGTGCCCGATGAACGCGTGGAACCTTCTTTGCCAGAAGGCGATCGTAACATCTACAATATCGGCTTTGGTTATAAAATGGGTAATATTACCGTTGACTTCGCCTACATGCTGCTCTTGCAGGATGATCGTGAAATCACCAATTCCGTTGACGATTTTAACGGTAAATACGAAAGTTTAGCCAATCTGTACGGTTTAACCATTGGCTATGCGTTTTAA
- a CDS encoding glucose-1-phosphate adenylyltransferase has product MRLTAVILGGGRGTRLYPLTKLRSKPAVPIGGKFRLIDIPISNCLHSDVRKIFILTQFNTESLHRHITRTYQFDNFSKGFVRILAAQQTDEIQEWYQGTADAVRKNLRFLHSADDHIIILSGDHLYRMDYRKFFDYHLTTGADISIAVKPIEEHQAKGLGILKANSEGEITEFIEKPEDSEILQNFKAEPEIFRLFDIHQGSRTHLASMGIYIFKKEILFDVLSSNDHEDFGRGIIPQCINKLKVAAYLFDGYWEDIGTIKAFFDAHMELIQPVPKFDFYDEEHPFYTHPRYLPPSKVYNCQIHRSLMAEGCILLGSIIENSIIGIRSFVEEGALIQNSIIMGNTRYETLETKEQNTRQNIPNLGIGHHCIIRNAIVDLDCRIGNNVHLINKDKKSYYDGDFYNIRDGIIVIPKNTVIPDNTIV; this is encoded by the coding sequence ATGAGATTGACGGCGGTCATTTTAGGAGGAGGCCGGGGCACCCGCCTTTATCCCCTTACAAAACTCAGATCAAAACCGGCGGTGCCCATTGGCGGTAAGTTTAGATTAATTGACATTCCGATCAGCAATTGTTTGCATTCCGATGTACGTAAAATTTTTATCCTTACGCAATTTAATACAGAGTCTTTGCACCGCCATATTACCAGAACCTATCAATTCGATAATTTTAGCAAAGGCTTTGTTCGCATTTTGGCCGCCCAGCAAACCGACGAAATCCAGGAATGGTACCAGGGAACGGCAGATGCCGTGCGCAAAAATTTAAGATTCCTTCATTCCGCAGACGACCATATCATCATTCTTTCCGGCGATCACCTTTATCGGATGGATTACCGCAAATTTTTTGACTACCATCTGACCACGGGCGCCGATATTTCCATTGCCGTAAAACCCATTGAAGAACACCAGGCAAAAGGACTGGGCATATTAAAGGCCAATAGCGAGGGCGAAATTACCGAATTTATCGAAAAACCGGAAGACTCTGAAATTTTACAAAATTTTAAAGCAGAGCCTGAAATCTTCCGTTTGTTTGATATCCATCAGGGCAGCCGCACCCATTTAGCCTCCATGGGAATTTATATTTTTAAAAAGGAGATTTTATTCGACGTTCTCAGCTCAAACGACCACGAAGATTTTGGCAGAGGAATCATTCCTCAGTGCATCAATAAATTAAAAGTGGCCGCCTATCTTTTTGACGGCTACTGGGAAGATATTGGGACCATTAAAGCGTTTTTTGACGCGCACATGGAATTAATTCAGCCGGTCCCTAAATTTGATTTTTACGATGAAGAACATCCGTTCTACACGCATCCCCGCTATCTCCCTCCGTCTAAAGTTTACAACTGTCAAATTCATCGGTCTCTAATGGCTGAAGGCTGTATTCTGTTAGGTTCCATCATAGAAAATTCAATTATCGGCATCCGTTCCTTTGTGGAAGAGGGCGCCTTAATCCAGAACTCCATCATTATGGGAAACACACGTTACGAAACACTGGAGACCAAGGAGCAAAACACCAGACAGAACATTCCCAACCTGGGTATCGGACATCATTGTATCATCCGTAATGCTATTGTTGATCTGGATTGCCGAATCGGCAACAATGTTCATCTGATTAACAAAGATAAAAAATCTTACTACGACGGCGACTTTTACAACATACGCGACGGCATTATCGTAATTCCAAAAAATACGGTGATTCCGGACAATACGATTGTTTAA
- a CDS encoding arsenate reductase family protein, giving the protein MMITLYGVPTCQKIRKTRALLEQLDIDYQFVNVKKTPIPEDELRTIVAQLGLDKVINSKGPTYRKLGLKNKNLSDEELFQILLKEQGMITRPLIKKGDRYWIGMDEEGIKQFLS; this is encoded by the coding sequence ATGATGATCACTTTATATGGTGTTCCCACATGTCAAAAAATTCGAAAAACCAGGGCTTTGCTGGAACAATTAGATATAGACTATCAGTTTGTCAACGTTAAAAAAACGCCCATTCCCGAAGATGAATTAAGAACTATTGTCGCCCAGTTGGGGCTTGACAAAGTCATTAATTCCAAAGGGCCCACCTATCGTAAGTTAGGACTTAAAAATAAAAACCTGAGCGATGAAGAACTTTTTCAGATCTTATTAAAAGAACAGGGAATGATCACGCGCCCTTTAATAAAAAAAGGCGATCGCTACTGGATTGGCATGGATGAAGAAGGTATCAAGCAATTCTTATCTTAA